The following coding sequences lie in one Mucilaginibacter sp. KACC 22773 genomic window:
- a CDS encoding DUF4255 domain-containing protein: protein MINETFKFLTEELNKYLSQKMSVITDQRVVWGNVGKALDNDSAGHNLLNGKAIVSLINVEEDRVAKQQENFIKTDSGVTYKNPPLYLNLYVLISVNRADYGDALKWLAFIIQFFQNQNVFTPGSYPNLDIRIQRLIADLYTVNFEQLNQIWSILGGKYLPSVLYKIRQVTIDEDAIDYESGFIKQVDINETIKFPVS, encoded by the coding sequence ATGATAAACGAAACTTTTAAGTTCCTTACCGAGGAATTGAACAAGTACTTAAGTCAAAAAATGAGTGTCATCACCGACCAGCGTGTGGTATGGGGCAATGTGGGCAAGGCATTGGATAATGATAGTGCAGGCCATAATTTGCTAAACGGCAAAGCTATTGTAAGCCTAATAAATGTAGAAGAAGACAGGGTTGCCAAACAGCAGGAAAACTTTATCAAAACGGATAGCGGCGTCACTTATAAAAATCCACCGCTTTACCTTAACCTTTATGTGTTAATTTCTGTTAACCGCGCCGATTACGGAGACGCTTTAAAATGGCTGGCTTTTATTATCCAGTTTTTTCAAAATCAAAACGTGTTTACACCAGGCAGCTATCCAAACCTTGATATCAGGATCCAAAGATTAATAGCCGACCTGTATACCGTAAATTTTGAACAGCTAAATCAGATCTGGAGTATCCTGGGAGGTAAATACTTACCATCGGTATTGTATAAAATCAGGCAGGTAACCATTGATGAAGATGCAATTGATTACGAAAGTGGCTTTATTAAACAAGTTGATATTAATGAAACAATAAAATTCCCTGTCTCATGA
- a CDS encoding phage tail sheath family protein: protein MAASYKTPGVYIEEISKFPPSVAEVDTAIPVFIGYTQQAIKNGNSLTNIPTKISSLLEYEQLFGVGFAPLEVKVVLDQNNNYALKSIEIDQDKRFYMYDSVHLFYDNGGNECYIVSVGQYTTAGSVNAVSIANMNTGLAAVEKEDEPTIILFPDACAFNTESDFYGLQQAALMQSAKLQDRVSVLDLYERKAVDINTPVANFRSYVGINNLSYGMAYTPWIYSSFNKVINYDQFHDSDTSVSHSHHGVFQADGTTKITNLATLTSDSGLNSLVTTLENALGDVALIKSKITTLITPAVSLDDAYKAKVNTLLTSSSDAEIKTNMLALFAFVKSIVLGVENAWDSSTYFKGALLTNDVKSYSASENLWRGAVKALLGVEKNATTLVLDAEASIDASYTFNTGSTWLGAAVATIGSNNFDYTLAGTATKKDEVTLIAGDVTKAFNKLSAFVNTVLSAANNYASIAQDNLYNNHPIIGNIVNTIKKELNRIPPSGAVAGIYARVDAARGVWKAPANESINSVTGPVYAISNDEQADLNIDPVAGKSINAIRAFTGKGILVWGARTLAGNSNDYRYISVRRFLVMVEESSKNAAGGFVFEPNDANTWAKVQGMLENFLTLQWRAGALQGAKPSDAFFVSVGLNKTMSALDILEGRMIVEIGMAIVHPAEFIILRFSQLMAQS, encoded by the coding sequence ATGGCAGCATCTTACAAAACACCGGGTGTCTATATCGAAGAGATATCAAAATTCCCGCCTTCGGTAGCGGAGGTTGACACAGCCATACCCGTATTTATAGGGTATACCCAGCAGGCTATAAAAAATGGCAACTCATTAACCAACATTCCAACTAAAATTTCGTCGCTACTGGAGTACGAGCAGCTTTTTGGAGTTGGCTTTGCCCCTCTTGAGGTTAAGGTAGTGCTTGATCAGAATAATAACTACGCATTAAAATCTATCGAGATTGATCAGGACAAGCGTTTTTATATGTATGATAGCGTGCATTTGTTTTACGATAACGGCGGCAACGAATGCTATATAGTTTCTGTTGGGCAATACACAACGGCTGGCAGTGTAAATGCCGTAAGCATAGCCAATATGAACACCGGCCTGGCTGCTGTTGAAAAGGAAGATGAACCTACTATAATACTTTTCCCCGATGCTTGCGCATTCAATACCGAATCTGATTTCTATGGCCTTCAGCAGGCAGCACTTATGCAATCTGCTAAGCTTCAGGATAGGGTATCGGTATTAGATTTATATGAACGAAAGGCCGTTGATATAAATACTCCCGTCGCCAATTTCAGAAGTTATGTTGGTATAAACAATTTAAGCTATGGCATGGCTTATACTCCCTGGATCTATTCCAGTTTTAATAAAGTCATAAATTACGATCAGTTTCATGATAGTGACACATCGGTTAGTCATTCCCACCACGGAGTTTTCCAGGCTGATGGAACTACAAAAATTACCAACCTGGCTACGCTAACTTCCGACAGTGGTTTAAACTCGTTAGTTACAACTTTGGAAAATGCGCTTGGAGATGTGGCGTTAATAAAAAGCAAAATAACGACATTGATAACACCGGCGGTTTCTTTAGATGACGCCTACAAAGCAAAAGTGAACACTTTGCTTACTTCATCAAGCGATGCGGAGATTAAGACAAATATGTTAGCCCTGTTTGCATTTGTCAAAAGCATTGTTCTTGGTGTGGAAAATGCATGGGACAGTAGTACTTATTTTAAAGGAGCGTTGTTAACCAATGATGTAAAATCGTACAGCGCGTCTGAAAATTTATGGCGGGGAGCAGTAAAAGCCTTGCTCGGTGTCGAAAAAAACGCTACCACTTTAGTACTTGATGCAGAAGCCAGTATTGACGCCAGCTATACTTTTAACACCGGGAGCACCTGGTTGGGTGCAGCTGTGGCCACCATCGGATCAAATAACTTTGATTATACATTAGCTGGTACGGCAACTAAAAAAGATGAAGTAACATTAATAGCGGGCGACGTTACCAAAGCTTTCAACAAGCTGTCGGCCTTTGTTAATACGGTACTTAGCGCAGCCAACAACTATGCATCAATAGCCCAGGATAATTTGTACAATAACCACCCAATTATAGGCAACATCGTAAATACCATTAAAAAAGAGCTGAACAGGATACCTCCAAGTGGTGCTGTTGCAGGTATTTATGCCCGTGTAGATGCTGCCAGAGGCGTATGGAAAGCCCCGGCAAATGAAAGTATCAACTCGGTAACAGGGCCTGTTTATGCAATCAGCAATGATGAGCAGGCTGACCTCAATATTGATCCTGTCGCCGGTAAATCAATAAATGCCATAAGGGCCTTTACAGGTAAAGGTATTTTGGTTTGGGGGGCACGCACACTGGCTGGCAACAGCAATGATTATCGCTACATAAGTGTACGCCGTTTTTTAGTAATGGTTGAAGAAAGCAGTAAAAATGCTGCAGGAGGTTTCGTGTTTGAACCGAATGACGCCAATACATGGGCAAAAGTACAGGGTATGCTCGAGAATTTCCTTACGCTGCAATGGCGTGCCGGTGCGCTACAGGGCGCTAAGCCAAGCGATGCATTCTTTGTATCGGTAGGCTTAAACAAAACCATGAGTGCACTTGATATACTTGAAGGCCGTATGATAGTTGAAATAGGTATGGCCATCGTACATCCGGCTGAGTTTATTATCCTCCGTTTTAGCCAGTTAATGGCCCAGAGTTAA
- a CDS encoding phage tail protein, protein MAYPLTKFHFVIEWGGSRVGFTEATGLDKQIEIIEYREGNSPNYNKSKMPGLHKFSNITLKRGTMEGDKDFYLWINTVNLNKVERRDITISLLNELHTPVISWKVINAFPVKVQASDLKADGNEVAIETLELAHEGFDVLL, encoded by the coding sequence ATGGCATACCCTCTTACCAAGTTCCATTTCGTAATTGAATGGGGTGGATCACGCGTTGGCTTCACAGAAGCTACAGGCCTTGATAAACAAATAGAAATAATTGAATATCGCGAAGGCAATAGCCCTAACTATAATAAATCAAAAATGCCCGGGCTCCATAAGTTCAGCAACATCACCCTTAAACGGGGCACCATGGAGGGCGACAAAGACTTTTACCTGTGGATTAATACCGTTAACCTTAATAAGGTTGAAAGGCGTGACATTACCATAAGCTTGTTAAACGAATTGCACACACCGGTAATCAGCTGGAAAGTAATAAACGCTTTCCCGGTAAAAGTACAGGCAAGCGACCTTAAAGCAGATGGTAACGAAGTAGCGATAGAAACGCTTGAGTTGGCTCATGAAGGCTTTGATGTTCTGTTATAG
- a CDS encoding phage tail protein has product MAVSSSNSTSAGGYYPPVGFHFKVEFVGIGNDNDVRFQSVGGLSVEYDSESYKEGGENRYEHKLPVRTKYADLSLKRGMLVNSAVIDWCKKAFQERKFTVAQINVTLMNEEHQPLKTWNVFGAWPKKWSVSDFNAQENSLVIESLDISYSYFTVN; this is encoded by the coding sequence ATGGCGGTCAGCAGTTCAAATTCAACAAGCGCGGGTGGGTATTATCCGCCTGTAGGCTTCCATTTTAAGGTGGAGTTTGTTGGTATTGGTAATGATAACGATGTGCGTTTTCAATCGGTAGGCGGGCTTAGTGTTGAGTACGATTCAGAATCGTACAAAGAAGGAGGCGAAAACCGGTACGAGCATAAACTGCCTGTCAGGACCAAATATGCCGATCTGAGCCTTAAAAGGGGGATGCTGGTAAACAGCGCCGTGATTGACTGGTGTAAGAAAGCGTTCCAGGAGCGGAAATTCACAGTAGCACAGATCAACGTTACCTTGATGAACGAAGAACATCAGCCTTTAAAAACCTGGAATGTATTTGGGGCCTGGCCAAAAAAGTGGTCGGTATCTGACTTTAACGCCCAGGAAAACAGCCTGGTAATTGAAAGCCTGGATATAAGCTACAGTTATTTTACGGTTAATTAA
- a CDS encoding DUF5908 family protein, translating into MPIEIRELTIKVTVDQPNPQEKQSTGGGQGEGSKDDKDAILSQCVEQVLNIIQSKKER; encoded by the coding sequence ATGCCAATTGAGATAAGGGAATTAACTATAAAAGTAACGGTTGATCAGCCTAATCCGCAGGAAAAACAATCGACAGGAGGCGGCCAGGGCGAGGGCTCAAAGGACGATAAGGATGCCATATTGTCGCAATGCGTGGAGCAGGTGTTAAATATCATACAAAGCAAAAAGGAGCGCTAA
- a CDS encoding CIS tube protein — protein MEKVNITAYNNEDLEESHKVTDAGPNPFVALINPETYALDYAVEFTESQGHGTSAAKQKFNFKKPEEMSFEFLFDNTGIIDNKPKDNIQDDVETFKKLLLELDSESHEPRHFKIVWGPFMFKGRCKALTITYKLFNEKGFPLRAVCKTTFKGSIEETLRVAKENKHSPDITHYRIVKSGETLPWLCYLVYGDSKYYLQVANVNNLTNFRNLQQGQQLFFPPIDKNVLNA, from the coding sequence ATGGAAAAGGTAAATATAACAGCCTATAATAACGAGGATCTGGAAGAAAGTCACAAGGTGACCGATGCCGGGCCAAACCCTTTTGTGGCACTGATTAACCCGGAAACGTACGCCCTGGACTACGCTGTGGAATTTACCGAATCGCAGGGACATGGAACCAGCGCCGCCAAGCAAAAGTTCAATTTCAAGAAGCCCGAGGAAATGAGCTTCGAGTTTCTGTTTGATAATACCGGGATAATAGATAACAAACCCAAAGACAATATACAGGATGATGTAGAGACTTTTAAAAAACTGCTGCTTGAGCTTGACAGTGAAAGCCACGAGCCGCGTCATTTTAAAATTGTATGGGGTCCGTTTATGTTTAAAGGCAGATGTAAGGCGCTTACTATTACCTACAAACTGTTTAACGAAAAAGGGTTCCCGCTAAGGGCGGTATGCAAAACAACATTTAAGGGCAGTATTGAAGAAACTTTACGTGTAGCCAAAGAAAACAAGCATAGTCCCGATATAACTCATTATAGAATAGTAAAAAGCGGCGAAACTTTGCCCTGGCTTTGTTACCTGGTTTATGGCGACAGTAAATATTATTTACAGGTAGCCAATGTTAATAACCTTACAAATTTCAGGAATTTACAACAAGGCCAGCAGCTTTTTTTTCCGCCAATAGATAAAAATGTATTAAATGCCTAA
- the vgrG gene encoding type VI secretion system tip protein VgrG, whose protein sequence is MPNEGIIPSEGSKSVCTYTLLSNGTALSSTYHVLSITVSKEVNRIPTATIIIADGEASKQTFAISNTADFEPGKEIEIKAGYSSKEDTIFKGIVIKHGIKVRKSSSVLVIECKDKAVKMTVTCKNKYFKEVKDSDVIEQLIDGYGLEKDVAATDLSHKELVQYNTTDWDFLMCRVDVNGLLCMPNDGKITVAKPDFSAASVLTVQYGSTVHDLDAEIDARFQFSGVKATGWSQSDQNVETVDAADPSVPETGNLSASTLANITGTDEFKLIHSGTMVEQELQQWANAKLLKQRMAKIRGRITTDGTPAVTPGKMIKIDGVGERFTGNIYVTAVRQEIQKGTWQTSMQFGLEPEWFAQSYEVEQPLAGALLPAIQGLQIGIVTKLESDPDGEHRIQVKVPVIDAADDGIWSRVCTLDAGKNRGTFYLPEIGDEVIVGFINNDPRHAVILGMLNSSKNPAALTAADKNDEKGYTSRSGMKMIFNDDKKSIDIETPAGNKFTISEDEKSMKMEDQNGNKFTMDQDGITIDSYKDLTIKAKKELNVSGQNATVKADSQATFKGGSAAEFSSGGSTALKGSTVQIN, encoded by the coding sequence ATGCCTAACGAAGGAATTATACCATCAGAAGGATCAAAAAGTGTATGCACCTATACATTGCTATCCAACGGAACGGCCCTGAGCAGTACGTACCACGTTCTTTCAATTACGGTGAGCAAAGAGGTTAACAGGATACCAACCGCTACCATAATTATAGCGGATGGTGAAGCGAGCAAACAAACTTTTGCCATTAGCAACACCGCTGATTTTGAGCCCGGTAAAGAAATTGAAATAAAAGCTGGATACAGCAGTAAAGAGGATACAATATTTAAAGGAATTGTAATTAAACACGGTATTAAGGTGCGTAAAAGCAGCAGCGTACTGGTGATAGAATGTAAAGATAAAGCCGTTAAAATGACCGTTACCTGTAAAAATAAATATTTTAAAGAGGTTAAAGACAGCGATGTTATTGAACAGCTGATTGACGGGTACGGGCTGGAAAAAGATGTAGCTGCCACAGATCTTAGCCATAAAGAACTGGTGCAGTACAACACAACTGATTGGGATTTTTTGATGTGCCGGGTTGATGTAAATGGTTTGCTGTGCATGCCTAACGATGGAAAGATAACCGTTGCTAAACCCGATTTTTCGGCAGCATCGGTACTAACAGTGCAATATGGAAGTACGGTGCATGATCTTGATGCCGAAATAGATGCAAGATTTCAGTTTAGTGGTGTAAAAGCAACAGGATGGAGCCAGAGCGATCAAAATGTTGAAACGGTTGATGCAGCAGATCCTTCGGTACCCGAAACAGGTAACCTATCTGCATCAACACTGGCAAATATTACCGGCACAGATGAATTTAAGCTGATTCATAGCGGCACCATGGTTGAACAGGAATTACAGCAATGGGCCAATGCTAAGCTACTTAAGCAGCGCATGGCCAAAATACGCGGCCGAATTACTACCGATGGCACTCCGGCTGTTACACCCGGTAAAATGATAAAGATAGATGGTGTTGGCGAGCGCTTTACCGGCAATATTTATGTAACAGCGGTAAGGCAGGAGATTCAAAAAGGGACCTGGCAAACATCTATGCAATTTGGCCTTGAGCCCGAATGGTTTGCACAAAGTTATGAAGTTGAACAGCCACTGGCGGGGGCATTATTACCTGCTATACAGGGCCTGCAAATAGGGATTGTAACCAAACTGGAAAGTGATCCTGATGGCGAACACCGGATACAGGTAAAAGTGCCTGTAATTGATGCTGCAGATGATGGGATCTGGAGCAGGGTGTGCACGCTGGATGCCGGAAAAAACAGGGGTACATTTTACCTGCCAGAGATTGGCGACGAGGTGATAGTAGGATTTATTAACAACGATCCTCGCCATGCAGTGATATTAGGAATGTTAAATAGTAGTAAAAATCCGGCGGCGCTAACAGCTGCCGACAAAAATGACGAAAAAGGTTATACCAGCCGTAGCGGTATGAAGATGATTTTTAACGATGATAAAAAATCAATTGACATTGAAACGCCTGCTGGTAATAAGTTCACGATAAGCGAAGACGAAAAATCCATGAAAATGGAAGATCAGAACGGGAACAAATTTACAATGGATCAGGATGGGATAACAATAGACAGCTACAAGGACCTGACCATCAAAGCAAAAAAGGAGCTAAATGTTTCAGGGCAAAATGCCACGGTGAAGGCCGATTCCCAGGCTACTTTTAAAGGAGGGTCGGCGGCGGAGTTTTCGTCGGGTGGTAGCACAGCTTTAAAAGGCAGTACAGTACAAATAAATTAA
- a CDS encoding PAAR domain-containing protein yields MPAAARVGDMHTCPLVTGVVPHVGGPVLPPGCPTVLIAGMPAARVGDMLTCTGPPDTILQGSATVTIGGMPAARMGDPTAHGGVIILGAPTVIIGG; encoded by the coding sequence ATGCCGGCAGCAGCAAGAGTAGGAGATATGCATACATGCCCGTTGGTAACGGGAGTGGTACCGCACGTGGGCGGACCGGTTTTACCACCGGGATGCCCAACGGTATTGATAGCCGGTATGCCGGCGGCGCGGGTTGGGGATATGCTTACCTGCACGGGCCCACCCGATACTATTTTGCAGGGGTCGGCAACGGTGACCATAGGGGGAATGCCGGCCGCAAGAATGGGTGACCCTACTGCACATGGCGGTGTGATCATATTAGGAGCGCCAACTGTAATTATTGGAGGATAA
- a CDS encoding GPW/gp25 family protein, with protein sequence MAKQAFTNNDFLGKGWSFPPTFNINSKSVEVTEKELDIQKSLEILLTTTVGERIMEPKYGCDMVDLVFEPLNTTVKTIMIDRIQTAILYFEPRIDAKNISMDIQNDAEGIVLIEIDYIVRSTNSRFNFVYPYYIDEGTEIQIITTNTQVA encoded by the coding sequence TTGGCAAAGCAAGCATTTACAAACAACGATTTTTTAGGCAAAGGCTGGAGCTTCCCGCCCACTTTTAACATCAACAGTAAAAGCGTGGAAGTAACAGAGAAGGAACTTGATATACAAAAAAGCCTTGAAATACTGCTAACGACTACGGTTGGTGAGCGGATTATGGAGCCCAAATATGGCTGTGATATGGTCGACCTGGTTTTTGAGCCGTTGAACACCACTGTAAAAACTATAATGATAGACAGGATACAAACAGCCATCCTTTATTTTGAGCCCAGGATAGACGCAAAAAATATAAGTATGGATATCCAGAATGACGCCGAAGGTATAGTGCTGATAGAGATTGACTACATCGTACGCAGCACTAACTCCAGGTTCAACTTTGTTTACCCTTATTATATTGACGAGGGGACCGAAATTCAAATTATAACAACAAATACACAGGTAGCCTAA
- a CDS encoding baseplate J/gp47 family protein yields the protein MACNEYKNPLQRGGTDQQQRQLAALKSDYVSIDERDYKEWIVFANQFAGFVKYFDVNNNQTNNWQPFFNSDISAILGTVAIQDINEYRLAIKEKFDAIHNPANKTQTDLLRTNLNALFSGILSLTLALDSYCIQLPESSPLKAIITNLIKTKLQAPFASLLTFYKSAYNSNPLLTLVKESDNSKWTILNRGAQNPQAILTSESVSPLWLNGSASLHDLYNSLTPNPKVFGPDPAVEKKIIHLSRHNLFTGIFDTYLQTYTRIINEAEGQLLVTLTNDSTHTPHYALFITFLKLFKYAKQSLNTLTQRHLDFYYKEVLKLTPKKANPSHAHVIIELAKQVDEFMLAKGSAFKAGKDALGKDVTFTLDADTVFNKAGVAKLMSIYRGDDKDNIGTVINKGRWFASPVANSADGLGAKLKTLNGEWHPFYNKEYFDGALSAIDMPKAQIGFAIASHYLFLNEGQREVNLNLEFAGANQFLPVNTAVDCYVTTAKGWYKVPDTSVKVINKQNNSAAKECSAVYFILQGNDPAVVNYNPKVHGGTFKSLFPILKVYLKNEDATAYQYDDLKDRSLTSVEINVSVGGNGISFNQNGIKQLQISGDSGLIDSSKPFQPFGAIPKPGASFIIGNQELFTKKGAVVLMNIEWANMPASAKISYPSSNYLPATYVQFIKNGTWAPDGSSTPKKNLLLFSWGSSSNPVLTTAYERFALDDGTVVNYTDSYEPYDTKTNQGFLKITLDADLGFDTYQADQVTYLIKLANKTWTSTDGVPFKPYSPTIKSIYISYNAVTNYKIGTNDQKAFDGRAIQYYHLSPFGEAEQSKTLNPDESVFMLPQFNHAEENSPADDVAEFFIGLDNLAAQQSVNILFQVLEGTSDPVVSIYKKLISWNYLSSNQWKAFTDQQVVDGTAYLRQSGIISFQIPEGATTDNTIMPAGYLWIKASISIPTDPAAPAGSNKPGAVCKLLNVLAQAAQVTFADNGNDPAFLSTALPGNTISKLANAQTAIKKITQPYPSFEGKPVEDNTHFYVRASERLRHKDRAITIWDYERLVLEAFPEIHRVKCLNHTKYENGKLYEDAPGYVTVITIPDLTNHNEINPLRPYTNADTITQIQAYLQQRISCQVNLNVNNPIFEEVQLVFKLKLYEGRDYSYYSKLLKDSITRYLSPWAYGQADDVQFGGKIEKSVLINFIEAQYYVDYITDVQLFLLGSDPNVMPQDQEEIEATTSISILVSVPADKHNITEIPDVAAAQNNSKCADPFNMISI from the coding sequence ATGGCCTGCAACGAATATAAAAATCCTTTACAGCGTGGTGGAACCGACCAGCAGCAACGCCAGCTTGCCGCGCTCAAAAGCGATTATGTATCGATAGATGAGCGCGATTACAAAGAATGGATAGTTTTTGCCAATCAGTTTGCCGGTTTTGTAAAATATTTTGATGTAAACAATAACCAAACTAATAACTGGCAGCCGTTTTTTAACTCAGATATCTCGGCCATATTAGGCACCGTGGCCATACAGGATATCAATGAGTACCGCCTTGCGATAAAGGAGAAATTTGATGCAATACATAACCCGGCAAATAAAACCCAAACCGACCTCTTAAGAACAAATTTAAACGCACTGTTCAGCGGTATTTTAAGCCTGACATTGGCGCTCGATAGCTACTGCATCCAGCTTCCGGAGAGCAGCCCATTAAAGGCTATCATTACCAATCTGATAAAAACAAAGCTCCAGGCGCCGTTTGCTTCTCTTTTAACTTTTTATAAATCGGCATATAACAGTAATCCCCTGTTAACGCTTGTAAAAGAGAGTGATAACAGTAAATGGACCATACTGAACCGCGGTGCTCAAAACCCACAGGCAATTTTAACTTCCGAAAGTGTATCGCCGCTTTGGCTTAACGGTAGCGCATCATTGCATGATCTTTATAACAGCTTAACACCAAATCCAAAGGTTTTTGGACCCGACCCGGCGGTTGAGAAGAAAATAATACACCTTTCGAGGCACAATTTGTTTACGGGCATTTTTGATACATACCTGCAAACCTACACCCGCATCATCAACGAGGCCGAAGGCCAGTTGCTGGTTACACTTACAAATGATAGCACGCATACCCCACATTATGCATTATTCATTACTTTTCTTAAGCTGTTTAAATATGCTAAACAAAGCCTTAACACGTTAACGCAACGGCATCTTGATTTTTATTATAAAGAAGTACTAAAGCTTACTCCTAAAAAAGCAAACCCCAGCCATGCCCATGTGATAATTGAACTTGCCAAACAGGTTGACGAATTTATGCTGGCCAAAGGCTCCGCTTTTAAAGCTGGAAAAGATGCCCTGGGAAAAGATGTAACCTTTACGCTTGACGCGGATACTGTATTTAATAAAGCGGGCGTAGCCAAATTGATGAGCATATATCGGGGCGATGATAAAGACAATATCGGTACGGTAATTAACAAAGGGCGCTGGTTTGCATCGCCGGTTGCCAACAGTGCCGATGGTTTGGGCGCCAAATTAAAAACATTGAATGGCGAATGGCATCCTTTTTACAATAAAGAATATTTTGATGGTGCGCTATCGGCTATCGATATGCCAAAAGCGCAAATAGGTTTTGCAATTGCCAGCCATTATTTGTTTTTGAACGAGGGACAACGGGAAGTTAATTTAAACCTGGAGTTTGCCGGTGCAAATCAATTTTTGCCTGTTAACACAGCGGTTGATTGTTATGTTACAACAGCGAAGGGATGGTACAAGGTGCCAGATACCTCTGTTAAAGTAATAAACAAGCAAAATAATAGCGCAGCAAAGGAATGCTCGGCTGTTTATTTCATTTTACAGGGAAACGACCCTGCGGTGGTTAACTATAACCCAAAGGTGCATGGGGGTACTTTTAAAAGCCTTTTCCCAATTTTAAAAGTTTATCTAAAAAATGAAGATGCTACTGCTTACCAATATGATGATTTGAAAGACCGGTCCTTAACATCGGTAGAGATAAACGTTTCTGTTGGAGGAAATGGCATTTCATTTAACCAAAATGGAATAAAACAGCTTCAAATATCAGGCGATAGCGGATTAATCGATTCATCAAAACCCTTTCAGCCATTTGGTGCTATCCCAAAACCGGGGGCATCATTTATTATCGGCAACCAGGAATTATTTACAAAAAAAGGCGCGGTAGTTTTAATGAATATAGAATGGGCAAATATGCCGGCCTCAGCTAAAATTTCGTATCCGTCAAGTAATTATTTGCCGGCTACCTACGTGCAATTTATAAAGAACGGAACGTGGGCACCCGATGGCAGCTCGACACCCAAAAAAAATTTATTGTTGTTTAGCTGGGGATCGTCTTCAAATCCTGTGCTTACTACTGCCTATGAGCGTTTTGCTTTGGATGACGGAACGGTTGTAAACTATACCGACTCCTATGAACCCTATGATACAAAAACCAACCAGGGCTTTTTAAAAATAACACTTGATGCGGACCTTGGGTTTGATACCTACCAGGCAGACCAGGTTACTTACCTTATTAAACTGGCTAATAAAACGTGGACATCTACTGATGGCGTTCCGTTCAAACCATATTCGCCTACCATCAAGTCAATTTATATCAGCTATAATGCGGTAACGAATTATAAAATAGGCACCAACGATCAAAAAGCTTTTGACGGCAGGGCTATTCAATACTACCACTTATCACCATTTGGCGAGGCCGAGCAAAGTAAAACGTTAAACCCTGATGAGAGCGTTTTCATGCTGCCTCAATTTAATCATGCAGAAGAAAACTCTCCGGCAGATGATGTAGCAGAATTTTTTATAGGCCTGGATAATTTAGCAGCCCAGCAAAGTGTAAACATACTTTTCCAGGTATTGGAAGGCACAAGCGATCCGGTGGTTTCCATTTATAAGAAACTGATTTCATGGAACTACCTGTCAAGCAACCAATGGAAAGCTTTTACCGATCAGCAGGTGGTAGATGGTACCGCTTATCTAAGGCAATCCGGCATAATTTCTTTCCAGATCCCCGAAGGGGCAACAACTGATAATACCATTATGCCTGCCGGTTATTTGTGGATAAAGGCATCTATATCCATACCAACGGATCCCGCTGCCCCGGCAGGCTCCAATAAGCCAGGCGCGGTGTGTAAACTGCTGAATGTATTGGCACAAGCAGCACAGGTTACCTTTGCCGATAATGGGAACGATCCGGCGTTTTTAAGCACCGCCTTACCCGGTAACACCATAAGTAAACTGGCCAACGCGCAAACAGCTATAAAAAAAATAACGCAGCCATATCCGTCGTTTGAGGGTAAGCCTGTTGAAGACAACACGCATTTTTATGTGCGTGCGAGCGAAAGACTACGCCATAAGGACCGCGCAATTACCATATGGGATTACGAACGCTTAGTGCTGGAAGCCTTCCCCGAAATACACCGGGTTAAGTGCCTTAATCATACCAAATATGAAAACGGCAAACTGTATGAAGATGCACCGGGATATGTTACCGTAATTACCATACCCGACCTGACTAATCATAACGAAATAAATCCGTTAAGGCCCTACACTAATGCCGATACTATTACGCAAATACAGGCGTACCTGCAGCAACGGATTTCGTGCCAGGTTAACCTGAATGTTAACAACCCCATTTTTGAAGAGGTGCAACTTGTATTCAAGTTGAAATTATATGAGGGGCGCGATTACAGTTATTACAGCAAATTACTTAAGGACAGTATTACCAGGTACCTGAGCCCATGGGCGTATGGGCAGGCCGACGATGTACAGTTTGGTGGCAAAATTGAAAAATCGGTATTGATCAATTTTATTGAAGCACAATATTATGTCGATTATATAACCGATGTACAGCTATTCCTGCTCGGCAGCGATCCGAATGTTATGCCGCAGGACCAGGAAGAAATCGAGGCAACAACATCCATATCCATCCTGGTTTCTGTACCGGCCGATAAGCACAATATAACAGAAATACCCGATGTGGCAGCAGCCCAGAACAATTCAAAGTGCGCAGACCCTTTTAATATGATAAGCATATAA